A segment of the Lycium barbarum isolate Lr01 chromosome 7, ASM1917538v2, whole genome shotgun sequence genome:
AAATCCTCCAGACCATAGGACAAACAAAATCAAAGCTACTAATAGTTCGACATCTAGTTCTTATTCTTCTACAAGATTGTCAAAATCTTGTACTCccacatcatcatcatattgctcatcatcttattcaatttcattatcatcttcttcaacttcatcAACTAGGGAATGACTTGTAGCTACTTATTTTCCCCTCCTATGTTGGCTTGAAGTATTCCCCCTTAAACCACACTGGTTCTCCTCTACCCCCATTGCCTCGGCAGCAACACCGAAAGTGATATTAGAATCTCCCTCAAAAATTGCTTCATCTTCAGCATTCTCAACCCTGGTGAGCCATTCATTGGCATCATCAATATTGTCCAAACCAATTGGATCAATTACATTGCGAGCATTGTAACGACACATCAATGTTCTAGTATATTTTATGAACACTAGGTCATTGAGGCGCTTTAGGGTTAGTCTATTCCTCTTCTTGCTATGAATCTGCAAATAAGTTGTGGCAAGTAATTAATAGGAGTTGAGATATAATTAGTTATCTCAATATACTAAATCTTTCTTCTTAGTTCTTACATGTTCAAACACGCTCCAGTTTCTCTCACATCCGGAAGAGCTACAAGTTAAATTAAAAATTTTAATAACAAACTTTTGTAATTCCGGAGTGTCTCCACCATAAAGCCTCCACCATTCAACTATTAAAGTAGAATATATATTCAAGAATTAGTAAGTATAAAGAAATAACTTAAAAGTTAGAAGTTAACTGTTAAACTATAAAGAACGATTGATTAATCTTAAACTATAAAGAACGATTGATTAATCTGTTAACCTGGAGACTTCTTCTTTCTTTGTCTTATAGCCATTGGAAACCCAAAGGTCCCTTCAGAATTAGTATAAGCACTTAGTTGGTCCAAGTGTTCAGGAAAGCGGGCGCTTCACCGCTACGCTTCGCTTAAAGTGGTGAAGCAAAGCTTTGTCGCTTCAGGTAAGTGGAGCGGAGGCTACCCAATTAAGCGGACGCTTCTGAGAATGAAGCGGTGAAGCGGTGAAGCAGATGAAGCGTACGTTttatgttgtgggctgttttttgAAAGGTCaactttaataaaataataagtccaggtcaaaattttaataaaataatacgTCCAGGTCAAAAtcttaataaaataataagtctaggtcaattttaataaaataaatagtCCAGTTATTTGAAATCCTCAGCGCGACTTTGAGAAATTTTATTTCGCACAATCAGCTAGGGTTTTGCAGCAGCTCTTCTTCTCCACTTTCAggtaatttctttctttctttctttctttcttcttcttcttcttcttcttcttcttcttctttcaagcTCTCTTCCTTGCTCTGTTTTTTTCTCCACATTTGCTCTGTTTTTTTCTCGAATTCTAGGGTTCTGCTCTGCttttattctttctttctttcttcttctatttcttcttcttctttcaagcTCTTTTTTTTGCTCTGTTTTTTTCTTCACATTTGTTCTGTTTTTTCTTTCTCGAATTCTAGGGTTCTGCTCtacttttcttcttctttgttattcTGCTCTGTTTTGCTGATTTCTTTTTGCTCTGGTTTGCTGCTATATATGCTCTGTTTTCAGTTctgcctttttctttcttttctagttctgcttttttctttcttttccagtaCTTTTTCTGCTTTGTTTTGTTGTGTTCTCTGCTGATTTtgtatcaaaaaaatatttgctCCTGATTATTTTTCTTAAATCTTAACAGCAATTAAAAAATGTCCGAAGACCCAGCTTGGAAGTATGGGAAAAAACTTAGTGGGACCAATCGGATTGCAGTTATGTGTTTATTTTGTGATAAGATAACTAAAGGAGGAATCTTTTGCCACAAACAACATCTTATTGGTACTTATAGCGATGTTGCACGCTGTCTAAGATGTCCGGAGAATGTGAGGGAAGAAATAAAAACATATGTCGAAGGAAAAAAGGAACTAAAACGTCAAATGTTACATCAACCAACTGTAACTAATCTTGACGACGACGATGATGAAACAGAAGAAGGTGAAGCTGTTGATTTGTCCGTTCGTTCAAAATCACAAAAACGGACAACTTATGGACCAACCTCCAGTGTGAAAGGTCCTTTAGATTGCTATTATCAACCGAAGCCAACTGATAACGTAGGGACAAGcggtaaaaaaaattgaaagacaCTGCCTTACGGCATTTGAGGGAGCGTGCAGTTGCGGCTTTTTCACGATGGATGTATGATGTCGGGCTCCCCTTCAATTGTGTCAACCATATTGACACTTTTGGAGCCTTCCTTGATGCCGTAGGCCATTATGGTGTTGGAATGAAGCCGCCTACGTATCATGAAGTTAGTACCTCATATCTAGCTAAAGAAGTGGAAGCGACACAAAAAATAGTGGAGGATCATCGGGTAGAATGGAAGCATTTGGGATGTTCCATTATGATGGATAAGTGGATGGCAAGAACGGGAAAAATGATCATTAATGTGTTAGTGAATTCTCCAAAAGGAAGCTTATTTCTTGAATCTATTGATGCGAGTGACTCGTCTACTGATTCCATCAAGATGTTCTCCTTGTTTCAGAGCACCATTGAGAAGATTGGACCAGAGAATGTTGTTCAAGTTATTACCGATAATGCAACTGAAAATGTTAAAGCAGGTGCTATGTTGAAGGGAGTGTTCCCGAACATCTATTGGACTCCATGTGCAGCTCACTGTATAAATTTGATGTTCGGGGATATTTTCAAGGAAAGACCCTTTAGAGGAGTTTTCACTAAGGCTGTTAGAGCGCATTCCTACATTGTTCAAAGGCCTTTGTTGTTGAACATGATGAGGAGATTCACAAAACAAAAAAACTTGGTGAAACCTGGCAAAACTCGATTTGCTACTGCTTTCTTGACCTTACACCGTATGCATATACAAAAGGCCAATTTGAGAAGCTTGTTCATTTCGGATGAATGGAACAATAGTAAATTTGCAAAAGAAGTCATGGGGAAAGTAGTTGCACTCATAATGATGTCTTATACTTTTTGGAATAATGTTGTTCATGCTCTTAAAATTGGTGGGCCGTTGATTAAAGTACTTCATTTGGTGGATGGAGAACAAAAACCACCCATGGGCTACCTTTTTGAAGCTATGGATAGGGTTAAGGACTCTATACGAAAATCATTTAGTGACCCACATAAGTATGCAAAGGTCTTTGACATCATTGATAAAAGGTGGGcggatcaacttcatcaacttTTGCATGCCGCTGGGAATTTGTTGAACCCATCAAGCTTTTATGATAATAATGAGATGCGATTACTAAATGCAAAAGTGACGAAGGGATTCTATGAGAGTGTTGCTAAGTTGGTTCCCAATATAGATGAGCAAGATCAAATAGGGGACCAACTAAGTGCTTATACTAATTCTGAAGGTACCTTTGGGTTTCCAATGGCTATAAGACAAAGAAAGAAGAAGTCTTCAGGTTAACAGATTAATCAATCGTTCTTTATAGTTTAACAGTTAACTTCTAACTTTTAAGTTATTTCTTTATACTTACTAATTCTTGAATATATATTCTACTTTAATAGTTGAATGGTGGAGTCTTTATGGTGGAGACACTCCGGAATTACAAAAGTTTGCCATCAAAGTTCTAGGTCTAACTTGTAGCTCTTCCGGATGTGAGAGAAACTGGAGCGTGTTTGAACATGTAAGAACTAAGAAGAAAGATTTAGTATATTGAGATAACTAATTATATCTCAACTCCTATTAATTACTTGCCACAACTTATTTGCAGATTCATAGCAAGAAGAGGAATAGACTAACCCTAAAGCGCCTCAATGACCTAGTGTTCATAAAATATACTAGAACATTGATGCGTCGTTACAATGCTCGCAATGTAATTGATCCAATTGGTTTGGACAATATTGATAATTCCAATGAATGGCTCACCGGGGTTGAGAATGCTGAAGATGAAGCAATTTTTTAGGGAGATTCTGATTTCACTTTCGGTGTTGTTGTCGAGGCAATGGGGGTAGAGGAGAACCAGTGTGGTTTAAGGGGGAATACTTCAAGCCAACATAGGAGGGGAAAATAAGTAGCTACAAGTCATTCCCTAGTTgatgaagttgaagaagatgataaTGAAATTGAAGAAGATGATGAGCCATATGATGATGATGTGGGAGTACAAGATTTTGACAATCTTGTAGAAGAATAAGAACTAGATGTCGAACTATTAGTAGCTTTGATTTTGTTTGTCCTATGGTCTGGAGGATTTTGTGATATCCACTTTAGTTTTTTATTTGAACTTTTAGTCTATGGATATCTACTTTAGTTTTGAATTTGAAATTTTGCTTATATATAAATATTCTCTATTTATtttgctattttaaaaaaaaaattgcgctTCACCTCAATGAAGCGGGCGCTTCGCTTCACGCTTAGCTTAAAGCGTGAAGCCCGACCTTGTCGCTTTTTTCTGCTTCACGCTTTCCTGAACACCGGTTGGTCCCCTATTTGATCTTGCTCATATATATTGGGAACCAACTTTAGCAACACTCTCATAGAATCCCTTCGTCACTTTTGCATTTAGTAATCGTATCTCATTATTATCATAAAAGCTTGATGGGTTCAACAAATTCCCAGCGGCATGCAAaggttgatgaagttgatccgCCCACCTTTTATCAATGATGTCAAAGACCTTTGCATACTTATGTGGGTCACTAAATGATTTTCGTATAGACTCCTTAACCCTATCCATAGCTTCAAAAAGGTAGCCCATGGGTGGTTTTTGTTCTCCATCCACCAAACGAAGTACTTTAATCAATGGCCCGCCAATTTTAAGAGCATGAACAACATTATTCCAAAAAgtataagacatcattatgcgTGCAACTTCTTTCCCCATGACTTCTTTTGCAAATTTACTATTGTTCCATTCATCCGAAATGAACAAGCTTCTCAAATTGGCCTTTTGTATATACATACGGTGTAAGGTCAAGAAAGCAGTATCAAATCGAGTTTTCCCAGGTTTCACCAAGTTTTTTTGTTTTGTGAATCTCCTCATCATGTTCAACAACAAAGTCCCTTGAACAATGTAGGAATGCGCTCTAACAGCCTTAATGAAAACTCCTCTAAAGGGTCTTTCCTTGAAAATATCCCCGAATATCAAATTTATACAATGAGCTGCACATGTAGTCCAATAGATATAGATGTTCGGGAACACTCCCTTCAACATAGCACCTACTTTAACATTTTCAGTTGCATGATCGGTAACAACTTGAACAACATTCTCTGGTCCAATCTTCTCAATGGTGCTCTGAAACAAGGAGAACATCTTGATGGAATCAGTAGACGAGTCGCTCGCATCAATAGATTCAAGAAATAAGCTTCCTTTTGGAGAATTCACCAACACATTAATGATCATTTTTCCCGTTCTTGCCATCCACTTATCCATCATAATGGAACATCCCAAATGCTTCCATTCTACCCAATGATCCTCCACTATTTTTTGTGTCGCTTCCACTTCTTTAGCTAGATATGAGGTACTAACTTCATGATACGTAGGCGGCTTCATTCCAACACCATAATGGCCTACGACATCAAGGAAGGCTCCAAAAGTGTCAATATGGTTGACACAATTGAAGGGGATCCCTGCATCATACATCCATCGTGAAAAAGCCGCAACTGCACGCTCCCTCAAATGCCGTAAGGCAGTGTCTTTCAAATTTTTTTTACCGCTTGTCCCTACGTTATCAGTTGGCTTCGGTTGATAATAGCAATCTAAAGGACCTTTCACACTGGAGGTCGTTGGTCCATAAGTTGTCCGTTTTTGTGATTTTGAACGAACGGACAAATCAACAGCTTCACCTTCTTCTGTTTCATCATCGTCGTCGTCAAGATTAGTTACAGTTGGTTGATGTAACATTTGACGTTTTAGTTCCTTTTTTCCTTCGACATAGGTTTTTATTTCTTCCCTCACATTCTCCGGACATCTTAGACAGCGTGCAACATCGCTATAAGTACCAATAAGATGTTGTTTGAGGCGAAAGATTCCTCCTTTAGTTATCTTATCACAAAACAAACACATAATTGCAGTCCGATTGGTCTCACTAAGTTTTTTCCCATACTTCCAAGCCGGGTCTTCGGACATTTTTTAATTGTTGTTAAGATTTAAGAAAAATAATCAGGagcaaatatttttttgatacaAAATCAGCAGAGAACACAGCAAAACAAAGTGGGGGGGACCTTCCCGCGTATGCGCCTTTATTTAGATTCCTTCGATTTTGGAATTACCAATGGAGAATCTTTCTGGGGCGCCATATTCTAGGAGCCCAAACTATGTGATTGAATAAATCCTCCTGCGGGTCAAGGGCTCCTTCTCCCTCCCCTTCTTCAAAAAGtactggaaaagaaagaaaaaaacagaactggaaaagaaagaaaaaggcagAACTGAAAATAGAGCATATATAGCAGCAAACCAGAGCAAAAGAAATCAGCAAACCAGAGCAgaataacaaagaagaagaaaagcaGAGCAGAACCCTAGAATTcgagaaagaaaaaacaaaacaaatgtgAAGAAAAAAACAGAGCAAAAAAGAGAtcttgaaagaagaagaagaagcagaagcagaagaagaagaagaagaagaagaagaagaagaagaagaagaagaagaagaagaagaagaagaagaagaagaagaagaagaagaagaagaagaagaagaagaagaagaagaagaagaagaaagaaagaaagaaagaagaaaagcaGAGCAGAACCCTAGAATTCGAGAAAAAAACAGAGAATGTGGAGAAAAAAACAGagccaagaagaagaagaagaagaagaagaagaagaagaaagaaagaaattaccTGAAAGTGGAGAAGAAGAGTTGCTTCAAAACCCTAGCTGATTGTGCGAAATAAAATTTCTCAAAGTCGCGCTGAGGATTTCAAATAACTggactaattattttattaaaattgacccagaagaagaagaagaaagaaagaaattaccTGAAAGTGGAGAAGAAGAGTTGCTGCAAAACCCTAGCTGATTGTGCGAAATAAAATTTCTCAAAGTCGCGCTGAGGATTTCAAATAACTggactaattattttattaaaattgaCCCAGacttattattttattaagaTTTTGACCTGGAcgtattattttattaaaattttgacctggacttattattttattaaagttGACCTTTCAAAAAACAACCCACAACATAAAGCGTACGCTTCATCTGCTTCACCGCTTCATTCTCAGAAGCGTCCGCTTAATTGGGTAGCCTCCGCTCCACTTACCTGAAGCGACAAAGCTTTGCTTCACCACTTTAAGCGAAGCGTAGCGGTGAAACGCCCGCTTTCCTGAACACTGCTTGTTGTGGTGCAAGATGTTTCTTCCTATAATTTTCATCTATGTGCCCATATTTCTGTCAATGTTGACATAGGGTAGGCTTCCAGTCATACTGGACCTTCTGTTCCACCAAATCCCCTCTTAGATCCTTGAAGAACACTTTATCAGGTAGTGTCCCATCAATATCTACTTCATTCAGTAATCTAGCAAAGCTTAGTCCCTGCTTCTTCTCCCTATTCTTGTCCACCATTACAGGTCGTCCAATCAGGCTTCCAATCTTACTAAGTCCTTTTGGACTCCAATATTTAAAATCTAGACCAGGAAGTTTTACCCAAATAGGAACCGTGTATGATTCCTCTCTAGTAAACTCCATGTCCTCATTCCAAGCCTTAACGATAAATGGCTTGTTATCGAAATAGAAGATTCCCCCTTGGATCACTTCATTTTTCCCATCAGCAGTGTCAAATCGAACTAGAACTATCCCATTCTTAAGCATCAACACCTTATTGATGCCATGCTTTGCCCACATTCTTTGGATGAAACCATTCAACACACTAAACGAATTCGAAGGGTGAGCCCCTAATACGAAACAGACAACAGCGTTCTTCCAGTATAGCAACTCTGTATCAATATCCTCCAGCTCAATTTCACATACCGGAATGTCACCATGTTTCTCTGGTGTGACAAAGTCAAGTTTAAACCCGGCATTGGATACCTTAGTTATGTCAAAATTATCCCATATGGATGGGCGTTTTCGCACCTCCGGGTCTACTTCTACCTCTTCATCCCATGATAATTTGAGATTCCCAGTTGTATCCTTCATTTTCGACCATTGCTCTTGAATTAGGGCCACTTCAAACACCTTATTTGCAACACCCAATTTTACTATGCCATTGCTACCTAACTGTGGTTCCCCTGCACTCATTTTCCCTACTACATCCTCAATTTGCAATTCCCTCTCTTTAATTTCTATTTCTACTACTCCATGACTCGCATCTGCAATTGATTCTTCATTCGAGTTGGAACTTCCCCAACCTCTGTTACACCTCTTGGTACCGTATTACCTTTTGTTTTTGCCTGCGTTGCCTTCGCCTAAACCATAGCTGCCTTCGCATGAGCCTGAGCTGCCTTCTCCATGGGGATACGAGCTCTCTTTCCCATGGTGGCGCACGTTAAGCTAACATGCGCCGAGAGAGAAATGTATCCTGCACCGAGAGAATTTTTACGTAACTCAAAATGATACGTAACTCAAAAAATCACGTGAGCTTGTAACCCAAGTGGGAGCATCGAGGTAGTGGAATACTGGGCTGTACTAGAAGGTTGGGCTTGATGGGCTAATTTCTGACCTGCCCTATCCAAGCAAAGAGTTGGATTATGTGGCCCAAGTGAAAACATGGGCTTCTTGATTCCTAAAGTGGGGTGGACCGCATGAGGCTGGTTTCACATAGCAAAGGTGAAGTTGTTGTATTGTAAATGATGGATGAACTAATGAATGTAAATAAACTCGGCAAAGACACGCATTAACACCGACAAAACATCTTTCTCCAAAATGAAAGCAAACTTTTAAATACATTTCTAATAGATAATCAAATATTCATCAATTATTTCTCCACAATAATGTTTCATATTCCAAAACTAAGTCAATCATCATCATATCTTCAAATTTagtgaattaaaaaaaaacagtaaTAGATATGTTAGTTTCATAGAAAAGATTATATATTAATCTCAACGGGAAAAATGGATTATCACTCAAGAAATCTTTAAACTTTGAATTttgtaagattttttttttttttttttttttttttttttttttttttttttttgtataatctGGATAATTCAACACATCAGTTTGGCGTAAGAAAGCAGGATTATGGACCGATATGGGAAACAAAGAGTGAGATGAAAGTGATAATTTATTAAGATAAGAATGTAAAATTTTGCAACTTCTATATAAATAATTGTAACTCACCTTTTAAGTACCGTTTGCTCTATGCCTTCGTCATCTTATTCGTACCAATCTCCGGCTTTCCGCTATAGCTACCAGTTTTGCGGTTTCTGCTAGTTTTTTTATGCTATACAATATACATTAATGGTTTGTATGTATATGTAAGAACATTAATGCTTGTCAGTGGAAAATTTTTAAGTAGATGGAGGTGCTATATTTTGACTTCGGACGACCAATGAAGCATCTAGCTAGTATTGAAGATGGTATAGGATTCCCTCCTGTACTAAAGCCTCAAGTAATTTTGGAGAACCATTTGATTTGTTGGTGAGGAATTGTTTTGTAACTGAAAGTTAATCTTGATAGCAAAAATGAATTAATGGGGAACTCTAACTGAAATTTTCAATGAAATCAGTTTTTAATCATAGCCCATGGAAACCATACGTATCGTTTGCTGAAGAGATGCAACGTACGGTTAGGCCTTCATTTTTTTGAGGGAAACAATTGACAATTAATAGAAAATGGGAgaaaaaggttaaaaaaaaaaaaagggaaaaagataAATACCAATTCTGATCTGTGAGAGCGTCACATCACCGACCCTATGTCTTACTTTTATATAGATATGTAGATTGAAAAATGTACACCCAGCAATCAAAAGTTAAAATTAAATTTAACCTATTTCATTATTATAATATGAAAATATAAGCAGCAGTTAAAAGTAAAACAAATATTTCACCTATCAATTTTGTGTTCTATATATGTTATTCTTTTTATGGTGAAAGTACAACGACCCAATTGATCTATGTTTTCCTTAAGAACCCAGCCTCATTCCCTTATTTCATGGAGACCCATTTACAAATGCACGAAGAAATTACATGTTGACTGTTGAGCAAACTAAAGGGATTATCAAACAGAAGAAGGGGAAGAAGTTTAAATGCTTATGGAAAAAGGAAATATTAAAAGATAGAGCGACACGGCAGACAGAGAAGGAGTGGGGTTTAATTTTTTGGCAGAAGGACCAAAAAGCCCTTCTCATTCATGTGGACTTAATATAGTATTAGGGGCATTTTAGTGAAACAAAAAATGGGTAGGTTGTTAACCGACGACCTTCATGTTGTAGGTtagcataatatatatatatatatatatatatatatatatatatatatatatatatatatatatatattcagcatATAGTGATTTGGGGATAGAAGTTAGAATTACGAAATCAAACCTAATAGAATGTTTTTGAATTATTTTCTAAAACAACTTGTCCTAAAATCTGAGTCTTCCTACATACTCAACATGGATCAATACGTGAGTATCTAAAATAAAAGCTCTAGCGGAATGGATAAATAATGTTGCAGAAACTTgtgaaataaaattattaaggTTATGACAAAAGTTTATCCTTGAAGGAAATTGAAATCAAAAAGAAAGATAACTCTATTTTGTGCGGCACAATGTTTAAACTTCAACCGAAACATCTAAATAAGAAAACCAATAACATACTTGAGTCAAATAAGATGTCTATTTTAGGGCAACAATTGAATCAACATCAAGTACATTGTAAACTAAAGAAGCTAATATATAAAGcaaactttggaaataagaacaACATAAATCACCCATAAagtctagaatttttttttttcaaataaaaataaaatagccATGGTATCCGAGCCAAACTTGGGCGCAGTTCAACTACATTATAATAACTTCTAGGGGCGGAGCCATAATAATAGAGCTACGAGTTCGGAGAACCCAATAACTTTGACTC
Coding sequences within it:
- the LOC132601945 gene encoding uncharacterized protein LOC132601945, with amino-acid sequence MSEDPAWKYGKKLSGTNRIAVMCLFCDKITKGGIFCHKQHLIGTYSDVARCLRCPENVREEIKTYVEGKKELKRQMLHQPTVTNLDDDDDETEEGEAVDLSVRSKSQKRTTYGPTSSVKGPLDCYYQPKPTDNVGTSGHYGVGMKPPTYHEVSTSYLAKEVEATQKIVEDHRVEWKHLGCSIMMDKWMARTGKMIINVLVNSPKGSLFLESIDASDSSTDSIKMFSLFQSTIEKIGPENVVQVITDNATENVKAGAMLKGVFPNIYWTPCAAHCINLMFGDIFKERPFRGVFTKAVRAHSYIVQRPLLLNMMRRFTKQKNLVKPGKTRFATAFLTLHRMHIQKANLRSLFISDEWNNSKFAKEVMGKVVALIMMSYTFWNNVVHALKIGGPLIKVLHLVDGEQKPPMGYLFEAMDRVKDSIRKSFSDPHKYAKVFDIIDKR
- the LOC132601946 gene encoding uncharacterized protein LOC132601946, whose translation is MSEDPAWKYGKKLSETNRTAIMCLFCDKITKGGIFRLKQHLIGTYSDVARCLRCPENVREEIKTYVEGKKELKRQMLHQPTVTNLDDDDDETEEGEAVDLSVRSKSQKRTTYGPTTSSVKGPLDCYYQPKPTDNVGTSGKKNLKDTALRHLRERAVAAFSRWMYDAGIPFNCVNHIDTFGAFLDVVGHYGVGMKPPTYHEVSTSYLAKEVEATQKIVEDHWVEWKHLGCSIMMDKWMARTGKMIINVLVNSPKGSLFLESIDASDSSTDSIKMFSLFQSTIEKIGPENVVQVVTDHATENVKVGAMLKGVFPNIYIYWTTCAAHCINLIFGDIFKERPFRGVFIKAVRAHSYIVQGTLLLNMMRRFTKQKNLVKPGKTRFDTAFLTLHRMYIQKANLRSLFISDEWNNSKFAKEVMGKEVARIMMSYTFWNNVVHALKIGGPLIKVLRLVDGEQKPPMGYLFEAMDRVKESIRKSFSDPHKYAKVFDIIDKRWADQLHQPLHAAGNLLNPSSFYDNNEIRLLNAKVTKGFYESVAKVGSQYI